In Zingiber officinale cultivar Zhangliang chromosome 6A, Zo_v1.1, whole genome shotgun sequence, a single genomic region encodes these proteins:
- the LOC121996847 gene encoding uncharacterized protein LOC121996847 isoform X5: MESRKKILEQDARIQNLEVMVYKKGTMCDNSIDDKGSCSVKLQPMIEDGMKNDDDDLQILCQADVLQGKPVALTLESSTNIVAHGTIVCGNESNKMLHGVPFPNNCMRVSIDEAVEKSAPLPYPIPSEFEVIGDAVGTHVAWPKHLIVNQDEKPRRKKLEQPKKKLTLSTSAPRALHMLYCYSKRALDDGRYISVSFDYDVFDDDYELVLHLEDIIPLYHLEPLSGNCVIAYIWYLYKKLLKDNKKEKFRFVNPHKIPYMATSAHDKKGTFERLNQRASHLAGRLSGASVDQLVLVPCNIGRNAQTTW; this comes from the exons atggagtcgaggaagaaaattttagagcAAGATGCACGTATACAAAACCTTGAAGTAATGGTGTATAAAAAGGGTACCATGTGCGATAATTCgattgatgacaaaggcagttgctcaGTAAAGTTGCAACCCATGATTGAAGATGGCATGAAGAACGATGATGATGACCTACAAATTTTGTGTCAAGCTGATGTTTTGCAG GGAAAaccagttgcattgacattggaatctagCACAAATATTGTTGCacatggtacaattgtttgtggCAATGAATCTAATAAAATGCTTCATGGTGTTCCATTTCCAAATAATTGCATGCGAGTCTCCATTGATGAAGCAGTAGAAAAATCAGcacctttgccatatccaattccaagtgaatttgaagtaattggtgatgctgTAGGAACCCATGTGGCTTGGCCAAAACACTTGATAGTGAACCAAGATGAG aagcctcgAAGGAAGAAGCTTGAACAACCAAAAAAGAAActtactttgtcaacaagtgccccaagagcattacatatgttatattgttatagTAAGCGTGCTTTAGATGATGGCAGATATATATCagtgagttttgattatgacgtGTTTGATGATGATTATGAACTTGTTCTACACCTTGAGGACATCAttcctttgtatcatttggagccCCTTTCAGGCAATTGTGTAattgcctacatatg GTATCTTTATAAAAAACTGctgaaagataacaagaaagaaaaattcAGATTTGTGAATCCACATAAAATCCCATATATGGCAACCAGTGCACATGACAAAAAAGGTACGTTTGAAAGGCTAAACCAAAGGGCAAGTCATTTGGCAGGCAGGCTAAGTGGTGCATCTGTAGATCAACTTGTTTTGGTGCCATGTAATATCGG GAGAAATGCTCAAACTACATGGTAG
- the LOC121996847 gene encoding uncharacterized protein LOC121996847 isoform X4, whose protein sequence is MESRKKILEQDARIQNLEVMVYKKGTMCDNSIDDKGSCSVKLQPMIEDGMKNDDDDLQILCQADVLQGKPVALTLESSTNIVAHGTIVCGNESNKMLHGVPFPNNCMRVSIDEAVEKSAPLPYPIPSEFEVIGDAVGTHVAWPKHLIVNQDEKPRRKKLEQPKKKLTLSTSAPRALHMLYCYSKRALDDGRYISVSFDYDVFDDDYELVLHLEDIIPLYHLEPLSGNCVIAYIWYLYKKLLKDNKKEKFRFVNPHKIPYMATSAHDKKGTFERLNQRASHLAGRLSGASVDQLVLVPCNIGSPGGIYGKKIVSKFCMQLMC, encoded by the exons atggagtcgaggaagaaaattttagagcAAGATGCACGTATACAAAACCTTGAAGTAATGGTGTATAAAAAGGGTACCATGTGCGATAATTCgattgatgacaaaggcagttgctcaGTAAAGTTGCAACCCATGATTGAAGATGGCATGAAGAACGATGATGATGACCTACAAATTTTGTGTCAAGCTGATGTTTTGCAG GGAAAaccagttgcattgacattggaatctagCACAAATATTGTTGCacatggtacaattgtttgtggCAATGAATCTAATAAAATGCTTCATGGTGTTCCATTTCCAAATAATTGCATGCGAGTCTCCATTGATGAAGCAGTAGAAAAATCAGcacctttgccatatccaattccaagtgaatttgaagtaattggtgatgctgTAGGAACCCATGTGGCTTGGCCAAAACACTTGATAGTGAACCAAGATGAG aagcctcgAAGGAAGAAGCTTGAACAACCAAAAAAGAAActtactttgtcaacaagtgccccaagagcattacatatgttatattgttatagTAAGCGTGCTTTAGATGATGGCAGATATATATCagtgagttttgattatgacgtGTTTGATGATGATTATGAACTTGTTCTACACCTTGAGGACATCAttcctttgtatcatttggagccCCTTTCAGGCAATTGTGTAattgcctacatatg GTATCTTTATAAAAAACTGctgaaagataacaagaaagaaaaattcAGATTTGTGAATCCACATAAAATCCCATATATGGCAACCAGTGCACATGACAAAAAAGGTACGTTTGAAAGGCTAAACCAAAGGGCAAGTCATTTGGCAGGCAGGCTAAGTGGTGCATCTGTAGATCAACTTGTTTTGGTGCCATGTAATATCGG gagtcctggagggatatatgGAAAAAAGATAGTTTCTAAGTTCTGTATGCAGTTGATGTGTTAA
- the LOC121996847 gene encoding uncharacterized protein LOC121996847 isoform X1, with amino-acid sequence MESRKKILEQDARIQNLEVMVYKKGTMCDNSIDDKGSCSVKLQPMIEDGMKNDDDDLQILCQADVLQGKPVALTLESSTNIVAHGTIVCGNESNKMLHGVPFPNNCMRVSIDEAVEKSAPLPYPIPSEFEVIGDAVGTHVAWPKHLIVNQDEKPRRKKLEQPKKKLTLSTSAPRALHMLYCYSKRALDDGRYISVSFDYDVFDDDYELVLHLEDIIPLYHLEPLSGNCVIAYIWYLYKKLLKDNKKEKFRFVNPHKIPYMATSAHDKKGTFERLNQRASHLAGRLSGASVDQLVLVPCNIGFHWILTVIDPYNEVIYLLDSLRHRIHDEDWKYIVEMSPGGIYGKKIVSKFCMQLMC; translated from the exons atggagtcgaggaagaaaattttagagcAAGATGCACGTATACAAAACCTTGAAGTAATGGTGTATAAAAAGGGTACCATGTGCGATAATTCgattgatgacaaaggcagttgctcaGTAAAGTTGCAACCCATGATTGAAGATGGCATGAAGAACGATGATGATGACCTACAAATTTTGTGTCAAGCTGATGTTTTGCAG GGAAAaccagttgcattgacattggaatctagCACAAATATTGTTGCacatggtacaattgtttgtggCAATGAATCTAATAAAATGCTTCATGGTGTTCCATTTCCAAATAATTGCATGCGAGTCTCCATTGATGAAGCAGTAGAAAAATCAGcacctttgccatatccaattccaagtgaatttgaagtaattggtgatgctgTAGGAACCCATGTGGCTTGGCCAAAACACTTGATAGTGAACCAAGATGAG aagcctcgAAGGAAGAAGCTTGAACAACCAAAAAAGAAActtactttgtcaacaagtgccccaagagcattacatatgttatattgttatagTAAGCGTGCTTTAGATGATGGCAGATATATATCagtgagttttgattatgacgtGTTTGATGATGATTATGAACTTGTTCTACACCTTGAGGACATCAttcctttgtatcatttggagccCCTTTCAGGCAATTGTGTAattgcctacatatg GTATCTTTATAAAAAACTGctgaaagataacaagaaagaaaaattcAGATTTGTGAATCCACATAAAATCCCATATATGGCAACCAGTGCACATGACAAAAAAGGTACGTTTGAAAGGCTAAACCAAAGGGCAAGTCATTTGGCAGGCAGGCTAAGTGGTGCATCTGTAGATCAACTTGTTTTGGTGCCATGTAATATCGG TTTCCATTGGATTCTCACTGTTATTGACCCTTACAATGAAGttatttatttgttggattcTCTAAGGCACCGCATTCATGATGAGGATTGGAAATATAtagtggaaat gagtcctggagggatatatgGAAAAAAGATAGTTTCTAAGTTCTGTATGCAGTTGATGTGTTAA
- the LOC121996847 gene encoding uncharacterized protein LOC121996847 isoform X3 — protein sequence MESRKKILEQDARIQNLEVMVYKKGTMCDNSIDDKGSCSVKLQPMIEDGMKNDDDDLQILCQADVLQGKPVALTLESSTNIVAHGTIVCGNESNKMLHGVPFPNNCMRVSIDEAVEKSAPLPYPIPSEFEVIGDAVGTHVAWPKHLIVNQDEKPRRKKLEQPKKKLTLSTSAPRALHMLYCYSKRALDDGRYISVSFDYDVFDDDYELVLHLEDIIPLYHLEPLSGNCVIAYIWYLYKKLLKDNKKEKFRFVNPHKIPYMATSAHDKKGTFERLNQRASHLAGRLSGASVDQLVLVPCNIGFHWILTVIDPYNEVIYLLDSLRHRIHDEDWKYIVEIYSSKRH from the exons atggagtcgaggaagaaaattttagagcAAGATGCACGTATACAAAACCTTGAAGTAATGGTGTATAAAAAGGGTACCATGTGCGATAATTCgattgatgacaaaggcagttgctcaGTAAAGTTGCAACCCATGATTGAAGATGGCATGAAGAACGATGATGATGACCTACAAATTTTGTGTCAAGCTGATGTTTTGCAG GGAAAaccagttgcattgacattggaatctagCACAAATATTGTTGCacatggtacaattgtttgtggCAATGAATCTAATAAAATGCTTCATGGTGTTCCATTTCCAAATAATTGCATGCGAGTCTCCATTGATGAAGCAGTAGAAAAATCAGcacctttgccatatccaattccaagtgaatttgaagtaattggtgatgctgTAGGAACCCATGTGGCTTGGCCAAAACACTTGATAGTGAACCAAGATGAG aagcctcgAAGGAAGAAGCTTGAACAACCAAAAAAGAAActtactttgtcaacaagtgccccaagagcattacatatgttatattgttatagTAAGCGTGCTTTAGATGATGGCAGATATATATCagtgagttttgattatgacgtGTTTGATGATGATTATGAACTTGTTCTACACCTTGAGGACATCAttcctttgtatcatttggagccCCTTTCAGGCAATTGTGTAattgcctacatatg GTATCTTTATAAAAAACTGctgaaagataacaagaaagaaaaattcAGATTTGTGAATCCACATAAAATCCCATATATGGCAACCAGTGCACATGACAAAAAAGGTACGTTTGAAAGGCTAAACCAAAGGGCAAGTCATTTGGCAGGCAGGCTAAGTGGTGCATCTGTAGATCAACTTGTTTTGGTGCCATGTAATATCGG TTTCCATTGGATTCTCACTGTTATTGACCCTTACAATGAAGttatttatttgttggattcTCTAAGGCACCGCATTCATGATGAGGATTGGAAATATAtagtggaaat ATATTCTTCCAAGCGACACTGA
- the LOC121996847 gene encoding uncharacterized protein LOC121996847 isoform X2, with protein MESRKKILEQDARIQNLEVMVYKKGTMCDNSIDDKGSCSVKLQPMIEDGMKNDDDDLQILCQADVLQGKPVALTLESSTNIVAHGTIVCGNESNKMLHGVPFPNNCMRVSIDEAVEKSAPLPYPIPSEFEVIGDAVGTHVAWPKHLIVNQDEKPRRKKLEQPKKKLTLSTSAPRALHMLYCYSKRALDDGRYISVSFDYDVFDDDYELVLHLEDIIPLYHLEPLSGNCVIAYIWYLYKKLLKDNKKEKFRFVNPHKIPYMATSAHDKKGTFERLNQRASHLAGRLSGASVDQLVLVPCNIGFHWILTVIDPYNEVIYLLDSLRHRIHDEDWKYIVEMRNAQTTW; from the exons atggagtcgaggaagaaaattttagagcAAGATGCACGTATACAAAACCTTGAAGTAATGGTGTATAAAAAGGGTACCATGTGCGATAATTCgattgatgacaaaggcagttgctcaGTAAAGTTGCAACCCATGATTGAAGATGGCATGAAGAACGATGATGATGACCTACAAATTTTGTGTCAAGCTGATGTTTTGCAG GGAAAaccagttgcattgacattggaatctagCACAAATATTGTTGCacatggtacaattgtttgtggCAATGAATCTAATAAAATGCTTCATGGTGTTCCATTTCCAAATAATTGCATGCGAGTCTCCATTGATGAAGCAGTAGAAAAATCAGcacctttgccatatccaattccaagtgaatttgaagtaattggtgatgctgTAGGAACCCATGTGGCTTGGCCAAAACACTTGATAGTGAACCAAGATGAG aagcctcgAAGGAAGAAGCTTGAACAACCAAAAAAGAAActtactttgtcaacaagtgccccaagagcattacatatgttatattgttatagTAAGCGTGCTTTAGATGATGGCAGATATATATCagtgagttttgattatgacgtGTTTGATGATGATTATGAACTTGTTCTACACCTTGAGGACATCAttcctttgtatcatttggagccCCTTTCAGGCAATTGTGTAattgcctacatatg GTATCTTTATAAAAAACTGctgaaagataacaagaaagaaaaattcAGATTTGTGAATCCACATAAAATCCCATATATGGCAACCAGTGCACATGACAAAAAAGGTACGTTTGAAAGGCTAAACCAAAGGGCAAGTCATTTGGCAGGCAGGCTAAGTGGTGCATCTGTAGATCAACTTGTTTTGGTGCCATGTAATATCGG TTTCCATTGGATTCTCACTGTTATTGACCCTTACAATGAAGttatttatttgttggattcTCTAAGGCACCGCATTCATGATGAGGATTGGAAATATAtagtggaaat GAGAAATGCTCAAACTACATGGTAG